The genome window accaatttctaaatctctgctaacattacgcatatacagtaacggcttacaaaaagagatgaaaatgccaccggacattaaactttacgaacacaaatggcataaaagacagcaacacagctagctagctaacagcctaatgttaaatgataggttcagttagcttaacgttagctcgggtgtatctacctaattataatagcaatttgtacaaacacttgacattgatgtaacacattaacggtgataacaaatgtacggcaaacactaaatatacttacatttaaatgttaattgtgccatcagcgatgccgctccaactcccacttaggtccgccattgttgttgtttttttaacgagccggcaaagccacgcgcataggattgtgggtgatttgggagcgcgaaagacagacagtgcgtctgtccaatcaggagggtccgtccactgctagataggccctaccttttccggtagaagttaatgccgttgtgttttgtgatttattgaagtgttttcctatttgctgtcgtgttttcatatttgctgtcgtgttttcctatttgctgtcgcgtgtcgtgttttcctatttgctgtcgtgttttcctatttgctgtcgtattttcatatttgccgttttgttttcctatttgctgtcgtgttttcctatttgctgtcgtgttttcctatttgccgtcgtgttttcctatttgccgtcgtgtttttctatttgcagtcgtgattttctatttgctgtcgtgttttcctatttgctgtcgtgttttcctatttgctgtcgtgttttcatattcgctgtcgtgttttcatattcgctgtcgtgttttcatattcgctgtcgtgttttcatatttgccgtcgtgttttcatatttgccgttttgttttcctatttgctgtcgtgttttcctatttgctgttgtgtttttctatttgctgtcgtgttttcctatttgctgtcgtgttttcctatttgctgtcgtgtttttctatttgctgtcgtgttttcctatttgccgtcgtgttttcatatttgccgtcgtgttttcctatttgccgtcgtgttttcctatttgccgtcgtgtttttatattcgctgtcgtgttttcatatttgccgtagcgtttttcttattgctgttgtgatttgcacttcagggccaccgtagatATCGCTAATTTTGCAGTTAAAACAGTTCCAGTGTTGAATATCCACCAACTGGAACGGTTCTCAGCTTCTACCTCGGTTATTGACGGACCATTGGACCAATCACGGTTCCCCTTTTCCAATGTTCAGTGACGTAAGATGTGCGACATCGTTACGTATGTCATTAAAGCGGAAGTGCCGGTAGAGGCTGGCTGTAAACTGTTAGCagtattttttctcttcttgAATGCTACTCGTTTTGGAACGGTACAGTTTGTACACATTTACGAAATGACCGCGAACGTGTTGTagtttattcatatttcaaaCAGGTTCATTCTTGTTGCTTGaattatatttttgtatctgAATATCCTACAGTGTTAGCTAACTACCGAGCTAGGCTAACAGGTGATGTTGTTGAGTGTTCATGTAACAGAGTAATTATTACAGCTATCATGTATTAAGAAGATGGATCTGTTCTTGTTACTCGTATCTTTAGGCTTATTAACCAGAGATCGGTTTATTCTGTCGATTATTTAATGAATGGATGAATTTACCCATGCCAGGTGTCATCATGTCAAAGCAGCCGCTGGGGAAGACGTTGTTGAAGAATGTAATCCGCCACACAGATGCCCACAACAAGGTGCGTTTGAgttcgtgtgtctgtgtgactggtGGGAAACGTACATTGCTATTAcgtacacctagctaaaactaatgcagctTAATAAAACAGCCTTGGAAAATAGTTTGCCTTCATTATGTTAAAGAGGCCTGTTGATTCAACTCAATGATAATTTCGGAGGCTgttgtttgtggtgctgtttAATTGTATTGCGTTAAACTGATGATGACTGGCAACTGAGTCAGTGTGAACTGTAGACTTAATTGAGAAACACTTACTTTTCCCAAGTATAACCCTGCTCTATGATACCCTGAAAACAACTATTCACATTGTCTGAAGCACGCTAATCTATAATCTCTATTACCAGTTGTAGAGCTGCAAGgtaactattattttcattgaGTAATCtgcttatttttcttttttcaattaaCCGATTGTTTGTTCTATAAAACATAAGAGAATTGTGAAAAGGGCCCGTCACGATCTCTTAAATCCTAAGGTGATGTCTCTTAGATTGCTTGTTGTTAAGGACACCTAAATGCAGCATATCCTTGCATTTGAGAGAGTCTGGAACTAGGTAATGTTTGGCGTTTATGTTATAAAAACACTTAAATGGTAACAATTAttgaaacagatttttttttgtcaagaaGAGAAAACTTTTATCCCAGAGATGGATTGTAGTTTGATTTTGGCTTTTTCTGATGCAGTCATCCAAATTCAGGCCCTGAGTACAAATATCAATGAGCTTAGATATGAATGTAGGTTACTGATATTTGGCAGGTTTGGCAGGTTCACAAACTGAATGCTTCACAAACTAacatgcaggttttttttttttttttttttaaatgtatttaacctCTAAGTATTTTAATTCTGTATATCCAAATGCTTTTGTTGAATCCAAATAAAGCGTaatatgtgtgtgagagtgtgagtgtaTGCGTCTGGGCAGTCTTTAATGCACTTACTTTGttgacccccccccctgcaGATCCAGGAGGAGATGGAGATGTGGAAAATGCGAAACTGGGAGGTCCACACGTCCCACCCCAAACATTTGTCAGACACAAAGAGTGTGAGGTAGGAACACTGACTGTCCCAATTTAATTTGAGCCACCTCAACCCAAGTGACACCAACACATATTTGTTTCATAATGTAGCTCTCAGTTTAGAGAGTTGTGAGCGTATGTTGCCATTTGATGTCTTGATGATTGTTGTTTTCCAGGGGGCAAATGCACTGTGATCGAGTATCAGATCGGCCTAGAGACCTGAGTCGCAGCAGAGAGCGAGTCTCGGAACATGATGACAGAGAGGCTCGATACTGGAGTCGAAAACTGTATGAATTTGAGGCCAATGATCCTGACAGGTACAGTACATGTCTTAATCTTCATCTAAGtaggttttagttttttgcaTGTCTGGGGAACATCTCAGTGCTTAATTTCTGAAAAAGATTAAAGTGAATTGGTTTCCCTATTTGTATTCTACACAGTGCACATTTATCCACAATATAATGTAAACGTAGGAGCGTTAGACGAGATTGAAAAGTCTTCATTATATCATCTTATGTGTTCACATCACAGGTGGGGACATAGTGGCTTCAAGGAGCTTTATCCGGAGGAGTTTGAAAGCGACAGGTAAGCAAATATGCAGCACTGCATCAAATAAGCAAGAGATAAGAATTAAGATACAAATCCGattttaaaggggcactccagaTATCTGCCACTGTACTTCCATAAAGTTGAGGCTCATGCGAGAGatatatttacaaaataatTGTTATTGTCTCACATCAGGCAATGACCGTCGCTTAATGCAATTAAACCCACATTTCTTGGCTATGGTGTTTATATTATCAATACACAGTAATTTAGTCCTCACAAAATGAATTCCGTAATCACACACATCTTGTTGACATGAACACTCGCAGGTCGTTAACACGGAAATCTTTCGCACCTCTACCATCCATGCCATATGATGTGTGAACGTGGCATGAGATCCTCCCTGCTGGGTAAAtgcagtatttaaaaaaaaaaaaaaaagaagcaggcTGTCTGTTAAAACATTGATGTTTCCAAGCCAAAGCTAAAATAACCCTGACGACATCAAAAAGGGTTATTTTTTTTCAGACTTTAGAAAGCTCCTCCAGATCCCCAGAGGAGATTATACAACTGTCTCACTAGTCGAGTAGTACCCCATATGACGCGTAAACTGATCTTGATGTGTTAAATCGGTGGATTGCTCCTACTACACCTACCTAGCCTACGCTTATTTTGTTCAACTTGTCTTGTCTTTAGTGAAAAAAACAGTGCCACAAAGAAGATTAGGCgccacaaaatgaaaaagtccAAGTCTGCCACAGAAGCAAGCTTATCAAAACGATCAAAAAAATCCTCtcggaagaagaaaaagaagaaaaacgaGGAGGAAAAGCGTAAGAAGTGCTCGAGCAGCGACAGCAGCAGCGATGACAGCAGCGCTACTAAAGACAAGCAGCGGAGGAAAAGGACTAAAAGTCGACATAAAAACAAGAAGGCGGCAAAAACCAGAGGGAGAAACCAGGAAAGCAGTTCAGGCGACGGTAATGAAGTAGAAAGGGAGAGACGGACACAAAGGCGCAAAAAGCGAAAGCAGGACTCCCATAAAGACTCAGAGTCAGGGCCCAACtcaaaaaagagcagaaaaaacTGGAAAGCAGCCGGTGAGGCGAGCTTGGATGATAGTTCTGGAGACTGAGATTCAAAGACATGGATAGACGCACAGCTCAGGTAACAACCAAGAAAACTACTGCAGATTGTTTGCCTTAACTTCACAGAGGACTTGTCTCTGCAGGGCTGTTATGTATTGTACTTGTTAGACATCAACAAACTTGTGCTGTCTGCCCTCTCTGTGGGCGCTCTGTGTAGCAATACCTCATCCACCTCTGCAGTGGCTCGAAGCACACTGTACAGCACTACAGGCAGCATGAAGAGAGAAGGTGAGACATCCACCACCTGCCTCGTTAATAATTCTGTCGGCTGCAGGCTCATTGATTGATTATTGTGAGTGACTCTCGCCTCAGACTGTCTGCCTCACAAGAAGACCTTCTGTCCTGAATTGACCTgttttgtatagcacattttatTCGAGAAACAGGACAAATTATGCAACTTTCCTGACAAACAATGATAAAATGtgcatttgctttttttttttgtacgcAGCGCATTGCCATTggtgaaaaataaacatctatgttgctgttttcttttaattttttgttaGTTAAAAATGGtggaaaatactttttttagtCTATATTTTTCTGATTCAACAAATCCCATTGAAAGAGCAAAAGCAACAATGAATTTACACAAGTAACACTCGTCTGTGTAGCCAAAACGTCATTTAGCTTAGGGACTGtacaaaaacaatttttttatttcagcctACCATTGCAATTTAGTCAATAGTTAAATCAAAAAGACAATTTTCACTTGTGCCACACttcattaaaggaacacgccgacttattgggactttagcttattcaccgtatcccccagagttagataagtccata of Sander lucioperca isolate FBNREF2018 chromosome 5, SLUC_FBN_1.2, whole genome shotgun sequence contains these proteins:
- the nkapd1 gene encoding LOW QUALITY PROTEIN: uncharacterized protein NKAPD1 (The sequence of the model RefSeq protein was modified relative to this genomic sequence to represent the inferred CDS: inserted 1 base in 1 codon); translation: MCDIVTYVIKAEVPVEAGCKLLAVFFXLLECYSFWNGVIMSKQPLGKTLLKNVIRHTDAHNKIQEEMEMWKMRNWEVHTSHPKHLSDTKSVRGQMHCDRVSDRPRDLSRSRERVSEHDDREARYWSRKLYEFEANDPDRWGHSGFKELYPEEFESDSEKNSATKKIRRHKMKKSKSATEASLSKRSKKSSRKKKKKKNEEEKRKKCSSSDSSSDDSSATKDKQRRKRTKSRHKNKKAAKTRGRNQESSSGDGNEVERERRTQRRKKRKQDSHKDSESGPNSKKSRKNWKAAGEASLDDSSGD